Sequence from the Chitinivorax sp. B genome:
TTTCGACCAAACGGCCTGACTTCAATAACCAGTGCATGACGTGTCCAGCCAGCATTGAAAAATGCACGCATTGACGGTTTGTTGGAATGCCATACGCGTGCATATGCGCGATCAAATCCATGTTGCAGCACCAAAGGAAGGGTTGCAGTGAGCAGGGTGTAGGCAACTTTTTTTTCGCGCATGGCCTGGGCGGTAACAATTTGCACTAATTTGACTTCGTTCTCTTTCAATGGCCAAAAGTTGCGCCTGAGATAACGTGCGCCAAACCAATAGAAACATAGGCCGACAATATGCCCATTTTGCAGGCAGGCGTAGGCCAAGGAACCATCGCCAGCATAGTGGGCCTGGGCTTGCATCAACGGGTCGGTGCACTGTCGAATTGTCGTCTCATCTACCAACGCAACGGTATACCCAGCTGGGGATGGTGAGTGTGATGCGTATTTATCTTTATGTTCGTATGTCAAGATGTAATATATTGAATACTCGCCTAAC
This genomic interval carries:
- a CDS encoding GNAT family N-acetyltransferase; translation: MKELLKSVARALLGEYSIYYILTYEHKDKYASHSPSPAGYTVALVDETTIRQCTDPLMQAQAHYAGDGSLAYACLQNGHIVGLCFYWFGARYLRRNFWPLKENEVKLVQIVTAQAMREKKVAYTLLTATLPLVLQHGFDRAYARVWHSNKPSMRAFFNAGWTRHALVIEVRPFGRKQPLRFCFLQGSTRLTWLLRFLPE